One Anopheles marshallii chromosome 3, idAnoMarsDA_429_01, whole genome shotgun sequence genomic region harbors:
- the LOC128715944 gene encoding ATP-binding cassette sub-family G member 4-like, with translation MDVDKNSVEITIPLMQTVANLHFQNITYQVRQRKEQKQLLKNISGTFRTGRLTAILGPSGAGKSTLLNVLSGFKTQGVSGNIIVNNEIIDRQRYRQLVAYTAQDVTLLPNITLRENLHYAADLKLARAVSLAHKVKIVNDVIALLGLQKCAHNQTQLLSGGEKKRLSIGLELVSNPKIMFFDEPTSGLDSVSSYQVITYLKNLARQGRCVISVIHQPSSELLELFDDIYVVVDGRCMYQGSLDDLIVAFAEAGFNCPPYYNRADFVLKIAAQYDTKCSEVEKLIVKSEKSITAAMNLGIQPEFESGEFLVEGRGPQYPISWWNQFTTLTRRTTLGTVRNPSLMGLRFFGHLLFGFTIGFVFYNIGDDASKVLSNISLLIAFLMFIIFANAMTVILTFPMEMAVFVREHKSNYYSISAYYFSKLVADFPWMLAGVTGFQLIMYYLSGQLNETDRILMFWGICALFGWLSQVYGLIAGCLFPIEVSPFIVPASVIPALLFSGFFIRYNELFDFFKPLTLVSYFRYGFEGLVQATYGHNRTELGCEEIFCYYRKTSKILEALHMEPNRYWTDVLGLGIWILFLHVVLYLSLRLRLRLNR, from the exons ATGGATGTAGATAAGAACAGCGTGGAGATAACGATACCGCTGATGCAGACCGTTGCTAATCTacactttcaaaacatcacttACCAAGTCCGGCAGCGAAAGGAGCAGAAGCAGCTGCTGAAGAACATTTCGGGCACGTTCAGAACCGGGCGGCTAACCGCCATCTTGGGCCCATCGGGTGCCGGCAAATCGACACTGTTGAACGTACTCAGTGGCTTCAA AACGCAGGGCGTTAGCGGGAATATCATAGTCAACAATGAAATCATCGACCGTCAGCGGTATCGGCAGCTGGTTGCGTACACCGCACAGGATGTGACGCTGCTACCCAACATTACGCTGCGGGAAAACTTGCACTACGCGGCCGATTTGAAGCTCGCGCGCGCGGTGTCCCTGGCGCACAAGGTCAAGATCGTGAACGACGTGATAGCGCTGCTGGGGCTGCAGAAGTGCGCCCACAACCAAACGCAGCTGCTGTCCGGGGGGGAGAAGAAGCGGCTTTCGATCGGGTTGGAGCTCGTTTCGAACCCGAAGATTATGTTCTTCGACGAACCGACCAGCGGGCTGGACAGTGTTTCGTCGTACCAGGTGATCACGTACTTGAAGAATCTCGCCCGCCAGGGACGGTGCGTGATAAGCGTGATCCATCAGCCGAGCTCGGAGCTGTTGGAGCTGTTTGACGACATCTACGTGGTGGTGGATGGACGCTGCATGTACCAGGGATCGTTGGATGATTTGATTGTGGCGTTCGCTGAGGCGGGCTTCAACTGTCCACCGTACTACAATCGAGCGGATTTCG TATTGAAAATAGCCGCACAATATGACACAAAATGCAGCGAGGTGGAGAAGCTGATCGTAAAATCGGAAAAGTCCATTACTGCTGCCATGAATTTAG GTATCCAGCCAGAGTTCGAATCGGGCGAATTTCTAGTCGAGGGACGCGGTCCTCAGTATCCGATTAGCTGGTGGAACCAATTTACCACACTTACCCGGCGCACCACCTTGGGCACGGTTCGCAACCCATCGCTGATGGGGTTGCGCTTTTTCGGCCACCTTCTGTTCGGGTTTACGATCGGGTTCGTGTTCTACAACATTGGGGACGATGCGTCCAAGGTGCTCTCGAATATCTCGCTGCTGATTGCGTTCCTGATGTTCATCATATTCGCCAACGCTATGACGGTTATATTGACGT TCCCGATGGAGATGGCCGTCTTTGTGCGGGAGCACAAAAGCAACTACTATTCCATCTCGGCGTACTATTTCTCCAAGCTGGTGGCCGACTTCCCGTGGATGCTGGCCGGTGTGACGGGCTTTCAGCTGATCATGTACTACCTCAGCGGTCAGCTGAACGAAACGGATCGCATCCTTATGTTCTGGGGCATATGCGCATTGTTTGGGTGGCTTTCGCAGGTGTACGGTCTGATCGCTGGTTGCCTGTTCCCGATCGAGGTCAGCCCATTCATTGTGCCGGCATCGGTTATTCCTGCCCTGCTGTTCTCCGGGTTCTTCATACGCTACAACGAGCTGTTTGACTTCTTCAAGCCGCTCACACTGGTGAGCTACTTCCGCTACGGGTTCGAGGGGCTCGTACAGGCAACGTACGGTCACAACCGGACGGAGTTGGGCTGCGAGGAGATCTTCTGCTACTATCGCAAGACGAGCAAAATTCTGGAAGCGCTGCACATGGAACCCAACCGCTACTGGACGGATGTGCTGGGGCTTGGCATCTGGATTCTGTTCCTGCACGTCGTGCTGTATCTCAGCTTGCGGTTGCGGCTACGGTTGAACCGCTGA